The segment TGTCTCGCCCTAATagaaatcacacacacgcacataccacacacacacacacacacaaacgcgcacacacacacacacctaacatCTCAATATTTTCCACCTTCAGAATGTTGTCGAATTGTGTGCTTCTTTGCAAAGATCAACTTATTGACGACCCCGAAAAGCACGCGTTGCATTTAAATGAGAGTAAAATAAATCACAACCCCGAACACATCGAACCAATCAGAAACATGAAATCGATACCGAAATATCAAGTGGCGACCATGAAGGTCTCATTCaggttatttttctttctttgtctgcTGTTACAGCCTCACGATTAAGCTCTTAGTTTCCCTTGGAGCAGGTTGAACTAAACATATTAGGAACTTATTACATGTAACATAGGACGTGTGGCCTGCAGTAAATCTGCTCACGTCAGCGTTTACCTAACGTTAGCTCACATTAGCCACCGTGAGCTACTGGTCATACACAACTTATCAATTCAATTTTTCTTTTGCAAAAGGAAGATGTGCGATTTCTTCTCTTAACGATTGCAATAAAATAGTCTCACTTTAAAGCCTCGTCACGATTATATCGGAGATACTTgcggacatttttattttttgaagcgGTCAAATCGATTgcatttcttcttcctcttcccctccctgtTTTTATTCCTAATAGTTGGTGGGAGAACGATCAAAGTCAGtcgatccgtgtgtgtgtgtgctcaagcTGTCTCCTCTTATGAACTCTTATGAAActcacagggttcgtacggtcatggaaaacctggaaaagtcatggaattttaaaatggtcatttccaggcctggaaacgtcctggaaaaaacgtaaatcataaaagttttggaaaagtcatggaaatgtgtcatcacatgttcatttatgcagagtttaaaataattaatatgttttttaaagaaagacgctcaaaatataagccggcgtccgctctcgatacgcaaaatgttctaaattgttcatgtttataccgagatttcagtttggtcatggaaatttggtttaaagtcctggaaaagacatggaaaagtcatggaaatccattggtcaaaatgtgtaagagccCTGTACTCGGGACATGTGCTTCTGATGTCCTCGTTGAACATTCGTGCTTCTGTGCCAGAGTGAATCTCTTTGTAAAGGACGCCGCCGCGAAGCATTTCAACCTAACCCTCAGAATCCTCACTGCCCCTCAATTCTGTCTCCAAGAGGTTCACATCAacatttacctttttaaaaatctattcaAAAATCAAAGTCACTATTCCGTGTAACcgcctcctctcttcctgcaGGTCAAAGTAAACCCCGGAGCTCCTCCAGGAGCGCCGCCTTACCACCCGCCAACAGCTTCACGTCCTGCTTTTACGACTCCGACTGTCTTTTATTAATGAACAACAACCGAGACACGGACAAGGAGACAGGATCCAGAAGGACACTGAGATATTCTGCGCTTCAACCTActaatagcccccccccccccccgccctctccacccctccaccccacccCAGTAATCAGATTACTTCCATGGTCTGCCTGTCTGCAGTTTTAATGGGTTCGGTCTGTTCCTGATGAAACACTGGCCTCCTGTGGTTGAACGTTGTAACTGCGGGGCATGTGTGAGCTCTGATAATacctgcatttatttattttttatctctgAGGGACCCAAAATATTCCTCTTGTGATGATGGATATCTGCATTGTGACGGACACCAAAGGGACGGGAGGCGGCCTGTTGGGGAATCACCGACGAGTTTCTTCAGACTTCCGAGGAGAACTCGGTTTCTACCATCGGTGTTTCCAACAGAGCCTGTTTGACCCTCTCCGTGCCCGAAACACCAGACACTGGACTTCCGCGCGGTCTGACCGAGCATCCGCTCGCTAGACCGCCGACAAAAGGAATGTCGGACGACTTTCTTTTCCACGGTTACTTTCTGCTGCATTTTGGGTTCCCGTCGCATCAAAGATGGGACCTCGACGCAAGTCGAGGGCCGGATTCCCGCCACACATTTCCCTCTGCTGCTTCGTCAGAAACGTTGATTCTCTAATAACAGTTCTGCGTGTAGATTGGCATACTTTCCCTTTCACGTGTGCGGGAAAACTCACAATCCACACACACGGGAGTTAGATCGCGCGTGTgtgaatacacacatgcatgcagaaACGGACACACATACACGACAGATGTATGAACACGTTTTATGTGAATGTTAACAATGTTTACAATACTCCAAAATCCAGAAGGACTGAAGAGCGGACAGACGGGGAGACACACGGGAGACGTTCTAGCTGCAGCATCCCAAAGGCCATTGGGGGTGTTCCACCATGTGAGGACAGACGGAGGACAAGAGTTCTGGGGTTTGGCGGTTTAAATgcgacagactgagagagatagagagagagagacaaagaaaacaaCCCCAGAAGAGGGATGGAGGTCAGGCAACAGTCCTTGTGGACAATGCCGACACAAAGTTTCAAAGCTGGAGGGCAGATCAAGTGCCAATCAGCCTCATGTGCCGCTTCCACTCGTCCTTAACAGCGGACATATTTCATAAATCTTCCACAAGCGACGCTCACACAAAGGGGAAAACACCGTTTACAGACATGACAATCACTGTCACGTCGTCCTGGGTTCCACCGGCGGAGAGCGGCATTGTTTTGGTCCCGTGACAAATTGGGTCATTATCGTGTGGGAACAGGGAAGCGTCTCGGTTTAGATTATTTCATCATTTATTGTTTGAGTgcattttcccccaaaaaaacatcgGCGAATGACGAGGACTTTTTGGGtgaaaggaggagaaaggagacgagGCCGAGTCTCCCTCCGACATCACGGCCCGCCCTTCGCCCGCAGACTAACGAGGACCGGAGAGACACCTCCCGTCACCTCACCGCTCACATCTTTATGTTCAAAGTGCCAACGGTGTCGCCGCGCGGCGGTCCTCGGAGCCCGGTTTCTGGAAAAGCCGCAGACTGGGACCAAAACCAATGGGTCTCAGGTCCAATGTAAGAAGAATAGCGAGGGTATCACAAATATacaagaaaaagggaagaaaatcaCATTTGCATTCCAGGAGACGGgcaggttttttttccttctcttttattCTGCTCAGAAAAACCCAACCGGGGAAATAATGTAACCAACGGTGTTGCATTTGTGTCGCTGGGCCAAAAGTTCGAGGCCTTCTCTTCTGTCAACCCCGAGGAACACTTCTTGGTGAAAACGCCGACAGAATGACGGACTttatccccccctcctcctcctctgccagtTCTCTTCAGCCGGTCATGGTTTCCTACAAACCCGCGGGTCACGTTCAGAGTCGCTCCGGAGGACAGAAACaacgttgtgtgtgtttgcatgaggtgtTTCCAAAACTGTCGCGTATTTAATCTCATGCTGCGTGTGACTAACTAGCTACTTACAATGGGAACTGTTTGGTTTGTTGAATGCTCCTCAACTCTCTTCAAAGAGTCCTAAATGTGAACTTTGTGATTTTTTTCTATAAATAACACAGTCCGAGTTAAAGGAGAGAAAATAGCAACTCCAATGTAAAACGATGAAATGTAACTTTGAACTTCTAGACGTTTTTTAATCACGTGGCCGTGTTTACTGTTTTTTCTAGTTGACTACTAATGTATGATGTTGTGTACAAGTGGGACTACTATGTTTTATTTCTCCGaagtgtacagtgtgtttttgagatgagagaggaagaggagtggaaGAGGAAAGGGAATTAGTTGCACTATAGTCTGTAATTCATTCATTAACAATTCTGTCAgggctggaaattcactttcaCTTCAGCACATACTTAACTTTAAAATATTCATTTAATAACCAGCGCCACACTTGCTttttaataaatgaaatgacTGCGGATGAAGTGTCTTTTTGCAAAATTCAAATCAGGAACTAATGCTGTGAAAAGGGGTCACAATGCCATTATTTAAAGCGTCACTTGAACTGAAAGtgaattaatgttgttttatttgcCTTTAATGGAGTCGATCAAGGCAATATCACCTGGCACCGTGCAACGAATATCAGAACGCCAATCTGAAAGATGGAGAGGGTTTCAGATGTATAATGTGActcgagtgagtgtgtgtgtgtgtgtgtgggtgcgcgACCTTTCTATGTCATGGTGAACTCAACGACACTTAACCCAGAACCTGCAAAGCCACAACGTCAACACAAACGTAAGCCGAAGGAAATCGAAGAGCTCATTAAAGACTGTTAATAAGTAGCAATAACAACAGTTatgaaatatcttttttttagaaaatgaaGACAGAATCCACAGACGCCCGCTTGATCGCATTCAGACTTTGGAACAGTCAATAGAGCCTCTTGTCTGTAGATCTAGGAATGCACATCTGGAGATAGAGAGTTACACATTTGCAGAAGGTTTGTCCTTATTTTGTTTAATGGTGTCAAGAAACATTCAGTCCTGAATCTGTATTAAGAGTTATTAAGAGTACGCAGTTATAGTTATTTCTGTAATATGATGCTGACTAAATGTATGAATAGGAGGGAAAGACATTCATCCTGGAAATTGGCTAAATATTCAAAAAACATCTAAATCAATTTTGCATCTCCAAGTTTTATCAAATTTATTTTGAGAATTATTTGTACGTGTTCAATTCAAAGCCCATAAAAGCTTGAGTTTGACAGTAAGTTTGTTCTTTACattcttaaatatcatttaagaaTATATTAACTAAATACAATtttaagtctaaaaaaaaaaaaaactattggtATTTTCTGTTAGGTTAAGGAGAACTAATGTGTTTAggactgtgtgggtgtgtcttgACTAAATTTGATTAACAGTGGCCTGGAAACATAAGCAAGGGACCCAACATCATGTATTCATTTTAAAAGTTGCTGAATCTTGATTTATCAGCCCGACGGACAGGAATCTCCCCGTCGACGTAACTGAGACGCTGTCAGAGTATTGTGCGTTCATGTCGGATCCTATCACTCAAATAATAAACCAATTGAGGAAATGAGTTTTCTTGCCATTGGTGCCAAGCACAATgagttcaataaataaatacagctaCAAAGGGCAAAGAAAAGCTGGACTATAACAAAGGAGATAAGTGGAGGACCCAGGACAGAACCCTGAGGGACTCCACAGCTCAACTTCAACTGTTATCTtgtgttaaaaataaatgtcttttgTTCCAACAAATTGTCTAATATGAAACTTGTCCCTTCATTGTAACATTAAATGGAGGTACATTGGACTGTGGCAGCGGAGATAATTGTGTCAGTGGAACATTTGGGAGTGTGCAATAACACATTATCATGTACGTTAAGCAACTATTCACAATGTCAGCACTTCAATGCAGGAATCTGTCGTTAACAGGCAGTGAAAGCGCCGATGTACAAACTTTCCGTGGCTCTGGGTCGTTATGTGTATGTTCACCACTGACTAAAACCATCTATGTTGGTTTAACTCTTTCTCTTTTTACGATGGTTTTCCCACATGTGACTGTACATAAACTCGACAGTTGATAATAAAGTATAGACAGTGGAGAAGGAAAGTCTACATTgtgtccttttttctttcacacCTTTCAGTCATTTCTTTGTACTTTCTATGCCCTTAATTGATTTACATTTGCTACATTTCGCTCGTGAAAGACaaattattttacagtttaTTGTTCAGCCAAGTATTTTCCAGTAATCAAgctctgaagaagaaaaaaaatccactttCTAACACAACTGAACTCAAGCCAAACCTGTTGAAAATAGATCCATAAAGACAGCATCTGTATCTCCTTGTTCTAACcagcaccccccaccccacacacacacacacacacacacacacacacacacagacaaagtcaTTGCCAGGAAGCACGACATTGTTTTTGCAGAGGAAACGCACCCGCAATCATTAAGAGGAGAGTGTCTGGTATTCGTACATCCTCATCTGGAGCGCAAAGACAACTTCAGTGTTTAAATCCCTGAGGAAAATGGTGTTAAAGTAATACATGAAACATTTACCCAATTAAGACTGAACACCTCTCCAGTGAGAAAGAAAAAGTCTTGAGATGGAGTAAATGCTCAAGATTGGAAGTatactttaaatatttatttgtagCCCGCGGACCACCCCCCACTTTTTAACttgttaaaatataaaacagcacACTCAAAACATCGGATGGACTTCCTGGCTTTATGTAATAAGCAAGGGACTGGGAAAAACTTTTTTGCATTGTTGACAATCTCGACTTAAACCAATTGGGCACATCCAGGACAAGCAAAATAATAACTGTGTTGCTCGCGCCCTGTGGCATTAATGAGGGATTGCAACGGTCGTAACAACCCATTTTACAGGCGCCCCAGTTAGGTTTATTGGAAAGTTGTGCCTACTTTCATTCTTAGCCTCACTTTCCCTGTCATAGCGGAAGGCCTCCTGGTTCTGGGTGATTTAAGGAGGAGGTGAATGGTGTCTGGGATGCAGTGAAAAGTAAGAGGTCTACAACCCGTGAAGAAACTAAATGGAGACTGGCGTTGGCCTACAAATAGTGACGGAGTCATCGTTCATTCCATGTGTTCCACATGTGCATCTTCTGCCACGACAAGTCAAAATGTGGCTTTGAGAAACTCCCATTGGCAGGAAAAGATTGGCACCAAAAAATTGGCAGCAGCGATTGAAGAATTTCGTATCGACATGAGATGTGCCACATCAACACTCGATGAGTGTTACAACtgttgcggtgtgtgtgtgtgtgtgtgtgtgtcagtatgcTATACATTTTGAGGAGTGTCAGGTTGTTCAAATGATGACTGgttaattgtaaaaaaataagattttttttttgtcacaaggcacaaaataaaatttaaataacAGCTGGATTGAAATGAAAATGCACACACATCCCATCCTCTCAgtggatgcgtgtgtgtgtgtgacatgttagAAAATAAggaattaaattacttttcaaAACATGGGTTTTAAGATCAGGTGATAACAGACAAACAGATGACAGTGGTGttatatttatagttatataGCAGGATCCACTAAATATCcactaaatatacaatatatatacaaatatatgtagttCTCTATTTCTCTCCCAAGTAGagctgggggcggggcctccgccACTAGGCTTCCCGTCGGCCTATCGCTGCTCTCCTCCATGCTGACGTCAGCACCCGGAAGCGCCGAGCTGGccgctttgttttgttttggtgtGGCAGCATTTGGATGAGAGGCCGACGGCGACGGCGGCGGACCGTCCCGGGGGAAGAGAACCGCTCACTAAATGGGGAGAGCACTCTCGGGGATGGACGATGACGAACCGATAGCCGACGCCTGTATTATGCCGAGTTTAATGAGCAGTCTCGAGGATGGGAGAGGGAAACTGTCCCGCAACCCGCGGACAGAAACTTCCTTCGTGGACTGCAAACTTGAACCGTCGGTCAGAGATTTGAGTCGCCGCGTCACCCGGTCGAACTCCCGGTTGTCGCTCGACGGAGGTGAGCGGTACTCGGAGGagagaggcggcggcggcgaggcgaAGGATGCGaagggcaacaacaacaacaacaactgcaacggcggaggagagaggaggaggagggcgagtgCTGTCGAGATTTTGAGGAGGAATTTCGGCGTTTCGAGGTCCCCGTCCTTGTGTTTCAATACGAGCAGTCGGATGCAGCGCGGCGCCGAGCTGGAGCCCCGCGAAGCCAACGGCCACAGCGACGTTTCTAACGGTCGCGCAACAGAAGCTGGCGAATGTAAAAAGTTGGAGCGAGAAACGGGCGACGCGGGGACTAAAAACGAGCCCACCGCGAGCGACTCGACCGCTTCTGATGCGAAGGGAGTCGAGCGCGTCGCCGTTACGAGTCGGCGAAGTTCGACGCGCGACGGTGACGCCGACGCGGTCGCTTTGGACGAGTCTCTTAACGGCAAAGAGCACGTCTACTGCACCGTGTATTGTATCGAGAGCGAAAGTCGCCGAAAAAAAGACGTTGAAATCACGGACGATGAAGCGGTGGCGTCGGACGCACCGGACGTGGCGTTGGACTCGGAGGCGGGACGGGAAGCTGCTCCGAGTCCCGAACCCGCGGCTCTGTACACGCTGGACGACCTCGTGGATCCTCTCGGCGACGTGGCCCGTCGGCCGTCCGCGCGGCAGGCCGGTGCTGAGACTGCGACGCAGAGTTGCCGGGTGTGCCTGGAAGAGAAAACCATCGCACCCTTGCCGTGCTGCAGGAAGGCCGTGTGCGACGAGTGTCTGAAGCTCTACGTCAGCTCCCAGGTTGGTGAGGGGGGTTGTTTAGTGCAGCAGGGTGTCACGGTGCTGAACCGGATCCAGGGCATTGCAGGGTTAGTCAGCAGCtggttgaagtgtccttgagcagcaacaacaacaacaatattcaCAATAGTGACACTTTCTTAACTGttatgtttgtctctttgtcttggGAGACATTCTGGCAACTGTTATAAAATACCTGGAGCTGGCTGGCATTGAGCAATCTGACCCCCACACTTTTCGATCAAAGGTCTAACTGAGCTCTCTGTTTCATTAAATTGTTCTTCAAATGTTACAGGGAAACAAACATCCCGGCGTCTCCTCTAAAGttgggttgtttttttacagaaaagcTGACATGGTGCACCATTATTGAAGGAAAATGTCACCATCAGATGCTCTACTTGTGCTTTGTTCACCAACGTCCACGTGTGTCCTTCAGCACGGCTCATCTCCTCCATTGTTTCCCTCACTATTACCATGTTATAAGAAATCCCAGCAGTGCTCCATACATGGAGAGAGCAGCACCATAAGTAAAGTAATTCATTAACTCAGCTATAATAGGTCACATTAAGGACACAGGGTATCAGCTATAATGCATTATGTTGCATCTAGTGGTGCAACGGATCATAAAACTCATAAAAGTGACGATCCATATTGTTGTTTGATCATAGCTGCTGCTCTATAAGGTGAAAATGTCCCGGCAAATTATTTCTACTACTCTGAAGTCTTTAacactcctgttacctttcgggtcaatttgaccccattcatgtttaatgtcggtgttctttggggtcaatttgaccccaggctgtttttcactgtgtcaaacatcgaagaaatatcaacttttttatatatttaaagggctatttaggtagtcaacaaacaaacataaagtacctcacactcaaatttgggaaacaatattaattctaataattttctggaggttttaattgctggggtcaaattgaccccgagggtcaaatatgttagtaaatgtgaactTAACAGTAAACAATACTCCATCTTACATGTTATCCTTTTACTTTACTTGTTTTATATCtctcataaaaacacacaatttaaataaGGAAATTCCAAATTGTGTAATCGATTAATGAAAATattgttcattatttttttccataatGTATTATAAGCTTCTTAGAGCTCCCACAgtacaaagacatgcagctcaggtgcATTGGAGGCTCCAAATTggccgtaggtgtgaatgtgagcgtgaaggTCCCCGGTTCGattcccgctctccccatagctGCATGTCgtagtgtccttgagcaaggcactgaaccccccagttgctccccgggcgcttcactctCGCccgctgctccttaataacgaaGGATggctcaaatgcagagaagaatttccccactgggATCAATAAATTGTACATtatcattacattattatagATTGGTTGTGAGTCTCTGTGCCCTGAGACAGACCGCCTTCGCCCCAAAgccagctgggatcggctccagcctCCCGCCACCCTCAagaggataagcggtttgggATAATGGAACGGATGGAATCTTCTTCGAGCGTGTTAGGAAAGTTAATTTAATGTTTTCTACTATCTTGACCGTGAGTCTAAAATATAAGTTTGATCATTactctttaatatatattttatactgcCTTGAACAACTTCATGTATTCAAGTTTATCACACCGACGCTACATTTTTACGGgactacatgtgaacacaccgCGATCCCgttagagcctgaacgcatcgcgGTGTAACTGAACTCAACCTCCTGTCAGTTTAGGGGCGATCCGaactttagtttatttcgataagcaaaatatacacaaatcaaaattcaacaaaagaagaaagtggctgaccgaacgGGTCGaggtgtcaggttcttgtgacggggtgaggctcaggcgcagagtgacaggctggacgctatataaataacaaaaaaaagcactctttaatgaggcaaaacagtttacaaaaaaacaaggtccaaaaggggcaggcagagaatccaggttcggggcaggccGGGTCAACAAGCAGaatcaggaacacggacaggacgacgggaaaaggacacggaactagagacgacaatccgacagcagacaagggaaagactgacacaatatatagggggggaaacacaggtgtacgacatcagacagtaacgagacaagagtgactgagggcaggtgcagggaattaaacaatcaagacagaggagacacataggagacacataggagacacggaacacaggagaaacagaacagggtgttacacgaggctgaagctatcaagcttataagtgcccaaacctatgatttcacgaaaaaacttatttcagagaaccatatacatatatatacataaacatatgaaCTGATCACGGATCAGATGTTGCAAAAACTTGTGTTTAGTGAGAGCGTCTCTATATCTGCTGATGATTTACGCTCATAAATCAAGGCGTTGCATAATAGATGAGCGATGCATGAACTTCCTCTGATTCAGTGGAGCTGCCGTAACAAAAGAGGGCCTCAGCAGTGAACGGCTCGCTGCTGCTAAAGTATTTCAGGATGGATGCCTTTAAaatactcttctttttttttttatggaccGGTACGATCCTCTGATCGTAAAGCAGCATGCGGTCCGTTTATAATTCTCGTGAGAAACAGAAATTACAATCGCAGCTCCAAGTTGCTGCTTTTTCCTGTCATCTCATGTAATCTGTTTAGATAAAAACAGTTTATCAGCGAAGGCGGACGGCATTTTGTCCGCATTCGTCTTGCTGCGATAACGACGCCCGAATAATCACACGAACGCGGAGACGAGCAACTCTGATAACGACCGAACGGAGATAAAAGGTTGTGTAAACTATCCCGCGTGGGCGACGTTTTGTATCCCGCCGATGTACCGTGCTCAAACTCACAGGAGAGGAAGCACGATGTCAGAGAGATCGGAGCGTGCACTCGTAGACGGCGCCTTGCTCCTGGGCACTCGGGCAGATGGATGCAGGAGACCACATTGCTCTGGTGGggtgcttattaccttcgcattgaaaattcggaagattatgttttgatcgccgtgtatttatttatttatttatttatttatttgtatgcgtgttactcgcataactcaaaaagtattaaacggaatcgcatgaaatttggtgggatgattggttattatccagggaccatttgattagactttgggatcgatcgggtcaaaggtcaaggtcaaggtcatgaaaaggtcaaaatcttctttttaccatagcacggtcaatttttgtccaattggcatgcaactaatgccaacatgttcataattcaatgcccaatcttgtgatatgcgaaggtatgcgctctactgagtgcctgttctagtgtgtttgtgggttaaaCCAGTAGCTTATTTTAAAAGTTAGAAGTAGGGATCTCGTATCGCGGACAATATAGAATTTATTGTGCCATAACATTTAGTGTTTAGATGTGTTTAGATTCACTGGGGAAATAAACTTCTCTACATCTTTTTCCCCCACATGCGCCACCTGTCATGGTACAAATACAGTCTTGTGAATGACTTGAAAACTGGATGCTGCTTAACTCTTTGattctattaataataataatgtcaaaTCTGCATTCAAACGACAGAAACGGAAAGTTTCAACCAATGTGcccatttttatttctttattatttacatttatttaaccaggaaaagcctccattgagatttaaaaaatctccTGTACTAGagagtcctggccaagacagcagtagcacattaaacACAGTTTCAGACATGcatcataaaacagtgacaggcaatgaaaaataaaaaaattatctaTTACTTTTAGCTCACTAACATTATTATTTCAACCCAACTGCTTATCCACTACTTGGCTTTTTGGTTTTGtcgttaaaaaaaatgcatcacAACGATTTATAATTCTTTATGGGTGTCTAGTTTATTTTTTCCCTTTGCACAAATAtgcagatatacatatatatatttatttattatacatttttaaaaattatttttattaaacaaaGGGAAGTACACCTCGGGGTACAAATACTCCTTGTTGGGAATAACTGCGTTGAGAGTTACATCGACCCTGTGTTGTCACTCCACTCTGGACTGGAGAGGTTTCAGCTTCATCCCCATCCTGAGCTTCATTGTTTCACTGCTTTTAATCCTGTGTATTTTTACTTTGCGTTGGCTTCGGGGGGTTTTCGGCCCAGCAGTTTTAAAACACCACAtgggtgtgagagagggaggaggagagagagagagagagagagagacactggcAACCTGTCCAACCAGTCTGgcagtgtttgtgttgtggcaacaataacaacacatcaCGGCACTTTATCCTTTCACAGGATACATTTTcattatcgtgtgtgtgtgtgtgtgtgagagagagagagaagtatgaTATGTAATGTATCCACGGTTAGATTTGTTGagatctgaacacacacacacacacacactcgtatcGCTCTGGTTTGTATTGAACACAGGTGTGAACTTAATAATGCATGACtatagtgacatcatcaaatgGTGCA is part of the Pseudoliparis swirei isolate HS2019 ecotype Mariana Trench chromosome 12, NWPU_hadal_v1, whole genome shotgun sequence genome and harbors:
- the rnf217 gene encoding LOW QUALITY PROTEIN: probable E3 ubiquitin-protein ligase RNF217 (The sequence of the model RefSeq protein was modified relative to this genomic sequence to represent the inferred CDS: inserted 2 bases in 1 codon); amino-acid sequence: MGRALSGMDDDEPIADACIMPSLMSSLEDGRGKLSRNPRTETSFVDCKLEPSVRDLSRRVTRSNSRLSLDGGERYSEERGGGGEAKDAKGNNNNNNCNGGGERRRRASAVEILRRNFGVSRSPSLCFNTSSRMQRGAELEPREANGHSDVSNGRATEAGECKKLERETGDAGTKNEPTASDSTASDAKGVERVAVTSRRSSTRDGDADAVALDESLNGKEHVYCTVYCIESESRRKKDVEITDDEAVASDAPDVALDSEAGREAAPSPEPAALYTLDDLVDPLGDVARRPSARQAGAETATQSCRVCLEEKTIAPLPCCRKAVCDECLKLYVSSQVRVAKSYIGCPIPECSGYLDEGVVISHLANEDVAKYRYFLELSELDSSTKPCPQCSQFTSLKGSDPNHSEHKYKIQCSNCQFVWCFKCHAPWHSGVKCRDYRKGDKLLRGWASVIEHGQRNAQKCPQCRIHIQRTEGCDHMTCTQCNTNFCYRCGERYRHLRFFGDHTANLSVFGCKYRYLPDKPHLRRLVRGSVCGSKVLIAPVVILLVVVLGALALVIGLVVFPVYYXCKRRKKQRAQGSGRWI